The Deinococcus planocerae genome includes the window GGCGACAGCCTGCTGATCATGGCGGGCATCGTCGCGGCGGGGGGTGCCCTCGACGTGCGGGGCGTGGTGGCGGCGGTGGTCGTCGGGGCGATTCTGGGGGACACGGCGGGCTACCTGATCGGGCGGCGCTTCGGCCCGGCGGTCTTCCGGCGGCGGGACGCGCGCCTCCTGCGCCCGGAATATCTGACCCGGACCCAGGCGTATTTCGAGCGCTATGGCCGCCTCGCGGTCGTCGTGGCCCGCTTCATCCCGGTCGTGCGGACGGTGACGCCCACCCTCGCGGGGGTCGGGCGGATGCCGTACCCCACCTTCTTGGGCTTCAGCGTGCTCGGGGCGCTGCTGTGGGGCGCCGGGGTGCCGCTGGCGGGCTACGGGCTGGGCGGGCTGATCCCACACCTCGACCGCTACGTCCTGCTGCTGGTGGCCGGGGTGCTGCTCGTTTCCGCCGTGCCCGTGGCGCTGGAGTGGCGGCGGGCGCGCGGGCCGGGCTGAGCCCTCAGCGGCGCAGGTTGCCCAGGGCCCGGCGCGTCTCGGGGAAGGCCAGCACCACGGAGGCGAGCGAGGCCACGGTCGCCACCTGGCAGTAGACGCACAGGGCCTTGTTCTGCGCCCACTCCTCCCGGCCCAGTTCGAGGGAGGTCAGGGCGTCGCCCGCGATCTTGAGGCCCATCGCCACAGGCAGCAGCGGCAGGTCCGAGGCCCGGTCCTTGCCGCCCGCCGCCGCGAGCCACGCGGTCACCCCGTAGTTCACGACCATCATCAGGGCGTCGGGAGTCATCAGGCGCTTGTAGGCGTAGTCGGAAGCGTCCACCCGGGCCGAGTCGAAGGGGCCGGGCGGGTCGGGCAGATCTTTGAGGATGCCCGTCTGGTACAGGGACACGATCTGCCCCATCGCCACACCGAGCAGAGACAGCCCGACGATCCAGCGGCGCCGCTGGAGGTCGGGGGTGTGGGCTTGGCGCAGTTCACGGCTGAGTTGGGTGGGGTCCACGGCTCGTTCCTCCCTCGCGGGCGCGCGGGGCGCCCGTGCCCATCCACTCTTCCGGCCACAGGTCAATGCGCGGATGAAAGGCGCTTGGCCTTGCCTTGGCCCTGGAGAGGAGCGGGAGTGATCCCCGGGGCCGGGCAGGTGGGCGGACAGCCCGCGCAGCGCCCTGCGGGTCTGTCAGGTCGCTGACGGCCCCAGGGGGCGCGGGCGGGCACGATGGGGCGGGACATCATGCCGCCCGACCTCCCTTCCCCCACCCGGCTGCGCCTGCGACCCGAGACGCTGGCGGGCTGGGTTCGGCTGCGCTTTGCCGGGGACGCTCTCCTCGCCCGACAGGCCCGGACCCTGGCGAACCTTCCGCCCGGCCTGACACCCGCCGAGCGCGCGGAGCGGCAACGGGAGGCGAGCCGGGTGATCCTCAGGCACCTGGGGGTGCGGCTGGAGAGTCAGGGGCTCGAACACGCGCGGGGCGGGCCCTTCGTGGTGGTTGCCCTGCACGAGAGCCTGCTCGACGTTCCGGCGCTGCTGACGCTGCCGCTGGAGCTGCGGTTCGCCGCGCGGGATGAGGTCTTCTCCTGGCCGCTCGTCGGCCCGGCGATCACGCGGCTGGGGCACCTCTGCATCCGCCCGGAAAGCGGGGCCGCCGCCTACCGCCACCTCCTGACGGCGGGGCGCGCGGTGCTCGCGGGCGGGGAGAGCCTGGCCCTCTTTCCGCAGGGTTCGGTCCTCGGGGTGGAGACGGCCTTTCAGCGGGGAGCCTTCACCCTCGCGCGGCACCTGCGCGCACCCCTCCTGCCCGTGGTGCTGACGGGCGGGCACCGGGTCTGGGAGCACCCCTTCACCCCGACCCTGCGCTACGGCCAGACGGTCGGGCTGCGGGTGCTGCCGCCCGTCCCCGTGCCGCAGGTGCTCGATGAGCCCCCCGACGTCCTGCGAAGCCGGATGCAGCGCGAGATGAAGCGCGTGGCCCTCTCGGGAAGCCTGCCCGCGCCCCGCCGCTATGACCCTGAACGCGACGGCTATTGGGACGGCTACCGCTTCGACATCGACCCGGCCTTCCCGGAGGTGCGGGACCGCATCGAGGCGCGGCGCCTGCTCCGGCGGGGCGCGACGGCGTGAGGCTCCGGGGCCTCGCCTGTCCGCCCCACCCCAAAGGACACAAAAGAAAAGCCCGCCCTGAACCGGACGGACTTTTTCTGGAGCCAGGGGTCGGATTTGAACCGACGACCTACTGATTACGCTCCAGCCGGGCCAAACGTCAAGCAGACACCCGTCCCCAGCGGGCTTTCTCCCGCCGTTGTGCTCGCCGTGAAGGTAAGTCTGTAGGACACCCGCTGTCAAGTTTCGACCGCCGACATGCCGTTGATAAAAAGGCTTATCAACGTAACACCGCCCAATCTGCCCTACCGTGCCAGTTGTTGAGGCTTCCCTACCGAACGGTAAGGAACTCCAGCGCGGTGCGGAGGGACAGTACGTCGAGTACCTGCGCTGAATCTGGGAACCACTCGAAACTTTCCCACGGGACGCCGCCTGTCTCCAGACAGGAGCGCGACCGCCAGTACTACCTCGCCAACCGTGAACGCCGCATATGGTTTAGCCGTCCCTTTCAAGGGCAGTGACAGCGTGTAAAGGAAGGCCAGCTAGCTTCTTTTGTCAAAACACCGACACCATAGACTGTCCTAAGCAAGCACACCGGCCCCGGCAACCGCTGGGGCTTTTCGTTTGCTCGCATTGCACCCACTGGGTGCAAGAGGAGAAGACATGTTGGAACAAATTTGCACTATCGCCCGGTATGCCGACGACCGCAACCTCAGCCGAAATACCGTCAAGTCATGGGTTGCACGTGGGCAACTGCCCACCGTCGTCATTGCCGGGCGCACCTTCGTCATGAAGAACGCACAGCCCACACACAGCCCACGCGTTCCAGTCCGGCAGGCCGGGCAGTAATGGCCTCCGACGCATGGTTCACATGGTGCCGGGACTACGGGCGGGCCGCGGAGGTCTGGACCCTTCCGGGGCTGAGGCGGCGGGCGGAGGCGCGGGGCTTTCGCTTTACGGACAACACCGCCCAGCGGCAAGCCTTCGACTTCACCCTTGAGCGCCGGAGCCGCCGCCTATGGGGGGACGTGAAGCGGGCGGGCCGGAGGGCTTGCAACTTCCCCACCGTCAGCCTTGAAACTCTGAGCAACCGGGGAGAGCGGTCCTGGGCCTTCCGCCTTGACGTGCTCTGCGTGGTGAAGGAGGAACCCACCGGGACCCGCGTCTATTGGGTCAACCTTCGGAAGTACCGGGAGGACACCGCCGACTTCACCGCGTTTCAGGCTGGGGAAGCGTCCACCATGCCGGGGCCGGAAGGGTCCACCGTCCTCAACGTGCAACTTGCGGCCCTTGAGCGGCGCGGCTGCCTGGAAGACGTGACGGCGGAGTTTACCGCCGCCTACCGGGAAGACCACGGGGACACGCCACCGGAGAGCCTGTTCACCCCGTCACCGGAGCGTGACGCACAACCTATGCCGCCGCTGGCTCTGCCTTCGCTCGCTCGACCATAAAGCCCCGGACCTCACCGGGGCTCTGCCGTGCACTGCTCTGAACTGTAGGAGGTTTCGAGCATACCGCACGGCCTTTCCTTTTGGAGTGCTGTGAAGACACACAACCTCGACACCCGCATGACCTCCCGTGCGTTCCGTGAGGCGGTCCTCGACGTGTACCCGGACGCCGCCTACAAGCCGGAGCGTCTGCGCTTGCTGCTCCTGCTCCTCCTGTGCCCCTGGGTGGACGCTGAGGGCCGCACGGTACTCGACTACAGCCAGCTAGCGGCATGTGGCAACGCTGACAGCAAGGGCCGGAACTTCAAAGCCGCTGACCTTCTCACAGACTTTGAGGCGCACGTCATGCCGCTCAGTCTCACCGGGCCGGAGTGGCGAAGTAAGGCCAGCTTGAGCCGCGCCCGTACTGCCCTTCCCGTTTGGCCTCAGACGGTCCTAGACGCTCTCCGGGCTGAGCTTGAGGCGCATAGCCGGGACCGGCTACGGGACGCCGTGTACTTCGTTTCAGGACGGCCCTACAAGCCGCGTCAACACCGGGAGCAACTGACCATGTACCGAAGACAAGCCCTTGAGGAACTGCTCGCCCACGACCACCCCGCTCTCGACCTCATGAGGTACGCCAACAGCCAACAGGGGACGGTGTTTGCTCGCATGGTGGAAAAGCACGGGGACGCGGCACGGGCCGCGGCTCTCAGGCTGAGCAAGCCCGGCCCCGACGGACAGCCCGACCCGGTAGCCACACAGGCGGCCCAGTGGCACGCCCTGCGCATACTGCACGGGCTGGAGAGTGAAGCCCAACCCTTCTACAAGCCCAGCCGGACAGGCAAGACGGCGCGGGTGTTCGCCGACGGGCTCTCCTACCTGGGGCTGAGCAAGCCGGTACGCCGTGCCCTCATGCCGGACTGCCCGGAGCTTGACCTGACAAACGCCCAGCTTGCCATAGCGGCGCAGGACTGGGAGGTCCCGGAGGTACAAGCCTTCCTCTCGACTGGGGCGAAGGTGTGGCCGGAACTGGAGCGGCACTTCCAGCTTGAGCCGGACACGTACAAGCCCGTACTGAAGTCCACCCTGTACGCGCTGCTGTTCGGTATGGAACGGGGCGCCATTGTGCGGCACCTGGCACACGGCGGGGCAGGCGAGCATGGGCGCGGCATTGGAGAGGAGAAGGCGGGCAGGCTGTTCGACCACCCGCTCATAGGGGCGCTGTACCGGGCAAGAGAGCGCCAGCTAGCCTCCCTCAAGGAAGCGGGGCACGCTCGGACGGTCTTTGGGCAGACGTTCCCGGTGACGGACGGGGAGAGCGCACGCTCAGCCTTAGCGGCACAGGCTCAGGCGGTGGAGCTATGGCTCCTCCTCCCGGCTGTGGAACTGCTAAGGGGCAACCGGGACCTAACCCTAGTGGCGTGGCAGCATGACGGCTTTACCGTCCACAGTTCCGACAAGAGCAAGACGGAACGGTACGTCAGGCAGCTACAGGACGCGGTGCGGGAAAGAGCGGAGCAAGCGGGGTACTGTACCCGGCTGGAACGTTCGGAGTAGTCGGCGGGGAGAGGCGCACAAGCTGGCAGGACGGAACGGGTGGGAGCAACAGACGCGGAGCGGCGGACGTGAAGCGAGGGTGTACTGTCCTGAGCTTCTCGGACGGGGTGTGTCTCGCTCTCCTCGCTCGGCTACGGCTAGCCTCGCTCGGTACTGGCACGGCCTAGGGCTTAAGGTCTTCGACCTACGCCCTGCCTCGCTTCGCTCGGACACTGGGAGGTGTCCTGACTGCTCCAGCTATGGGGCTCTCTGGTCTGCCTGCCTTGCTCTGCGGGGGTCGCTCTGCTCCCCCCATAGAGTCGTACGGCTGAGAGAGGGAGAAAGCTAGAAACACTGTGCTGGACGGTGTGGAAGGGGTGTCGAGCTTCCGGGCGGGTCTGCACATTTCCCCCGCGGGTTGCTCCTGGCTCCTGCTGGCGTTGGGGTGGCTCTCAGCGGCAGGCGGGCAATTGCCCACTACGCCTTGTCTTCCCTTTTTGCCCGGCCCTCAAGAAGTCGCCCCAACAGCTCTCGCTCGGCTTCTAAGACCGCCTGTATGCGCGGCAAGTTGTACTTGGGCATGTACGGGTTACGTCCGTCACCCCATATGGCGGCAGCTACGGGGTCTATGTACCAGCGGCTACCGACCCTTTCGGAAACAAGCTCAAAGTCGCCCCGCTTGCGGCGCGTGCGTAGTGTCTCCAATGGTATGTCGAGCATGTCGGCACACTCCCGCAACGTTACGTAGCCTTCCGGTGGCTTCATGGTCGGAACCTGTAAGCCGGGAACTGGTTCACTGCTCCAGAACACGCCCCCACCCCGCCGCATATGGGGCACAGGCACGGAAGCGGGCAGGCGGTCAGCGGGACGCGCGGCGCAAGCTGGGCTTGTCTCACCGTCAGGCGTGGTTGTGGGTCTTCCATACCCTCATGCTACGG containing:
- a CDS encoding DedA family protein, whose product is MHLIDLPALLATAGYAGILAIVFAETGLLLGFFLPGDSLLIMAGIVAAGGALDVRGVVAAVVVGAILGDTAGYLIGRRFGPAVFRRRDARLLRPEYLTRTQAYFERYGRLAVVVARFIPVVRTVTPTLAGVGRMPYPTFLGFSVLGALLWGAGVPLAGYGLGGLIPHLDRYVLLLVAGVLLVSAVPVALEWRRARGPG
- a CDS encoding vitamin K epoxide reductase family protein: MDPTQLSRELRQAHTPDLQRRRWIVGLSLLGVAMGQIVSLYQTGILKDLPDPPGPFDSARVDASDYAYKRLMTPDALMMVVNYGVTAWLAAAGGKDRASDLPLLPVAMGLKIAGDALTSLELGREEWAQNKALCVYCQVATVASLASVVLAFPETRRALGNLRR
- a CDS encoding lysophospholipid acyltransferase family protein — its product is MGRDIMPPDLPSPTRLRLRPETLAGWVRLRFAGDALLARQARTLANLPPGLTPAERAERQREASRVILRHLGVRLESQGLEHARGGPFVVVALHESLLDVPALLTLPLELRFAARDEVFSWPLVGPAITRLGHLCIRPESGAAAYRHLLTAGRAVLAGGESLALFPQGSVLGVETAFQRGAFTLARHLRAPLLPVVLTGGHRVWEHPFTPTLRYGQTVGLRVLPPVPVPQVLDEPPDVLRSRMQREMKRVALSGSLPAPRRYDPERDGYWDGYRFDIDPAFPEVRDRIEARRLLRRGATA